One part of the Xiphophorus maculatus strain JP 163 A chromosome 1, X_maculatus-5.0-male, whole genome shotgun sequence genome encodes these proteins:
- the LOC102221199 gene encoding diacylglycerol kinase alpha-like: MSTPTNPEVKELNPVDFIQLQQYIEYCSLKVKDVLREFDKDGRLAQHRHGECINEEGFRQFLKTYLEVDFPPDLCQRLFRSFQNSEPTQEDDTKEVFLKDVSCYFSLLEDGQPRDKLEFAFRLYDRDGNGVLDSSEVDRIIAQMMHAAEYLDWDVSELEPVLKDMMTAIDADSSGTVSLDEWVEGGMNNVPLLVLLGLKMTQKDGQHLWRMKNFNKPVYCNVCQSMLLGLRKQGLCCTCCKYTVHGRCANKNPAPCARTYVKSKKETGVPVHDWVSGNCDSRKCDRCQKKIKSLQGLTGKHCVWCHTMRHDECAALEPTECTCGTLRDHILPPWAIYPVIKERPNNVKNGCSASTDDGDFNITPDGQVLQISPVPNTHPLLVFVNPKSGGKQGERVLSKFQYLLNPRQVYNLSSGGPGAGLSFFRNLQDYRILVCGGDGTVGWILDAIDKANLLMRPPVAVLPLGTGNDLARCLRWGGGYDGEDLGRILRDIENSSLVQMDRWSVQVIPDEVQEKGDPVPYEIINNYFSIGVDASIAHRFHTMREKHPQKFNSRMKNKLWYFEFATSETISASCKKLSESLTIECCGTPLDLSNLSLEGIAVLNIPSMHGGSNLWGETKKADIKGQASQEDSEVIVNPDILKVTSQDLSDRRLEVVGLEGAMEMGQIYTGLKSAVRLAKTSQITIRTKKPLPMQIDGEPWMQSPCTIHITHKNQACMLVAPPSKPSGFFK, translated from the exons ATGTCCACCCCCACAAACCCAGAGGTGAAGGAACTGAACCCTGTCGACTTTATCCAGCTTCAGCAGTATATTGAAT ACTGCAGCTTGAAGGTGAAAGACGTGCTGAGGGAATTTGATAAAGACGGCCGGCTGGCCCAGCACCGACATGGAGAG TGCATCAACGAGGAAGGCTTTCGGCAGTTTCTAAAGACCTACTTAGAAGTGGACTTCCCTCCGGATCTCTGCCAGCGGCTTTTCCGCTCCTTCCAAAACTCTGAACCCACCCAGGAAGACGACACCA AGGAGGTGTTCCTCAAGGATGTGTCGTGTTACTTCTCTCTGCTGGAAGACGGCCAACCCAGGGACAAACTGGAGT TTGCTTTCAGGCTTTATGACAGAGATGGCAACGGAGTCCTTGACAGCTCT gaagtAGATCGAATTATTGCTCAAATGATGCATGCAGCAGAATATCTCGATTGGGACGTGTCCGAACTCGAACCG GTGCTGAAGGACATGATGACGGCGATAGACGCCGACAGCAGCGGCACGGTGTCTCTGGACGAGTGGGTGGAAGGAGGCATGAACAACGTTCCCCTCCTCGTCTTGCTGGGTCTGAAG ATGACCCAAAAAGACGGGCAGCACCTTTGGAGGATGAAAAACTTCAACAAGCCCGTTTACTGCAACGTGTGTCAAAGCATGCTGCTGGGTTTGAGGAAACAGGGGCTCTGCTGCACCT GCTGCAAATACACAGTTCACGGGCGTTGCGCTAACAAGAACCCAGCTCCGTGCGCCAGGACGTACGTGAagtcaaagaaagaaacaggG GTTCCAGTGCATGACTGGGTGAGTGGGaactgtgactctagaaaatgTGACCGATGCCAAAAGAAGATCAAGAGCCTCCAAGGTTTAACAGGGAAACACTGCGTTTGGTGCCACACGATG cGTCACGATGAATGTGCAGCCCTGGAGCCAACAGAGTGTACCTGTGGGACGCTCAGAGACCACATCCTGCCTCCATGGGCCATATATCCTGTTATAAAG GAGAGACCAAACAATGTGAAAAATGGCTGCTCAGCGTCGACGGATGACGGCGACTTCAACATTACTCCTGACGGACAAGTGCTCCAG ATCAGCCCTGTGCCAAACACTCATCCTCTTCTGGTGTTCGTGAATCCTAAAAGTGGTGGCAAGCAGGGAGAGAG AGTCCTGAGTAAATTTCAGTATTTACTGAATCCGAGGCAGGTTTACAACCTTTCCAGTGGCGGCCCTGGAGCAGG ATTGAGTTTCTTCAGAAACCTGCAGGATTACAGAATCCTGGTTTGTGGTGGAGACGGCACAGTCGGATGGATTTTAGATGCGATAG ATAAAGCCAATCTGCTGATGCGGCCTCCTGTTGCAGTGCTTCCTCTGGGCACAGGAAATGACCTTGCACGATGTCTACGTTGGGGTGGAG GGTACGACGGCGAAGATCTGGGTCGTATTCTTAGAGACATTGAGAACAGCTCCCTGGTTCAGATGGACCGCTGGAGTGTGCAAGTTATACCGGACGAGGTTCAGGAGAAGGGGGATCCAGTGCCATATGAAATCATCAACAATTACTTCTCCATTGGAGTT GATGCCTCCATTGCACACAGATTTCATACAATGAGGGAGAAGCATCCTCAGAAATTTAACAGCAG AATGAAGAACAAGCTGTGGTATTTCGAATTCGCCACTTCAGAAACCATCTCTGCTTCCTGCAAGAAACTCAGCGAAAGTTTAACGATAGAG tgCTGTGGCACTCCTCTGGATCTCAGTAATCTATCTTTGGAGGGGATTGCTGTCCTGAACATTCCCAGCATGCACGGTGGCTCCAACCTGTGGGGCGAGACCAAAAAAGCAGATATTAAGGGACAAGCAAGTCAGGAAGATTCGGAAGTGATTGTCAATCCAGACATCCTGAAAGTGACTTCCCAAG ACCTTAGTGACCGCCGGCTGGAGGTGGTTGGCCTGGAAGGAGCCATGGAAATGGGACAGATATACACGGGTCTTAAAAGCGCTGTGAGGCTCGCTAAAACTTCCCAGATCACCATCAG GACAAAGAAACCGTTGCCGATGCAAATAGATGGAGAGCCATGGATGCAATCCCCCTGCACG ATTCATATCACACACAAGAATCAAGCGTGTATGTTGGTGGCTCCGCCATCTAAACCATCAGGCttcttcaaataa